The genomic region ACGACATGGCAATGAAATTTATACGGATAGCCTTCGACTATATCCTTCAATTTTTTTAGTAATGATATGATTGATACAAAACATTTCACAGAGATGCTTAAAGAGCGGGAAATTTCAATGGAAATGGTTGATAAAACCATGACAATTCCTGATAAAACTGAAGAACGAAAAGACGGAACAAAGCACTATCTTAAGTTGTTTAATGTCAATGGCGGCCGCTGGCTCAGGGTCGTCATAAACATTAAAAGTGATCCACCCCGGAGGATAACAGCTTTTTTTGATCGCCGATTAAGGAGAACAGGGCAATGAGAATTAGAGTAGATAAAGAAACTGATGCACTTTATTTTCGACTTGACGAGAACAAGATTGTTGAATCAGAGGAAGTTCAACCCGGTGTAATACTGGACTTTGACGCCAACAACCAAGTGGTTGGTATGGAAATCCTTAATATTTCGAAAAAAACAGACAAAAAAAATCTTTCTACAATGCAGTTTGAAACAGTTTAATTTCCAACTTATTTTATGACTAAAAAAGCCCTAATCACCGGCATAACAGGCCAAGACGGAGCATACCTGGCAGAACTGCTCCTGCACAAGAACTACATAGTCCACGGTATCAAGCGTAGGGCCTCCAGTTTCAATACAGACCGTATTGATCACCTGTATCAGGACCCGCATACTGAAAACAGAAACTTCATCCTGCATTACGGCGACTTGACAGATGCCACCAACCTGATTCGGATAATCCAGGAAGTACAACCTGATGAGATATACAACCTGGCCGCCCAATCCCATGTGCAGGTATCTTTTGAGACTGCCGAGTATACAGCCAATGCAGATGCCCTGGGTACACTTAGAATACTTGAGGCTATAAGGCTTTTGGGCCTGACAGATAAGACCAGGTTTTATCAGGCTTCTACATCTGAGCTCTACGGTAAGGTTGTTGAGACACCCCAGACTGAGAATACGCCATTTTATCCAAGATCACCCTACGCAGCAGCCAAGCTGTACGGCTACTGGATAACGGTTAATTACCGGGAAGCCTACGGAATGTATGCCTGTAACGGCATATTGTTCAACCATGAGTCACCAATTAGAGGCGAAACCTTTGTCACCCGCAAGATTACCAGAGCTGCGGCCAGAATTGCATTAGGCCTGCAGGATACACTTTACCTGGGCAACTTAGATGCAAAACGAGACTGGGGACACGCCAGGGACTTTGTACGCATGCAATGGCTTATGCTCCAGCAGGATGCACCAGAGGATTTTGTAATAGCCACAGGAGAGCAGCACAGCGTACGTGAGTTTTGTGAGCTGGCTTTTGCTGAGCTGGATATGCATCTGACATGGCAGGGTATAGGTGTGGATGAGGTGGGTATTGTGGAGAGCGTAAAGCGTAAGGCGTCAGGCGTAGATGGCGTAAAGCGTGAGACGTTAGGCGTAAATAGTAAAGAAAAAGACGATTCACGACTCACGGCTCACGACTCACGAAACATCGCTCCCGGCGATGTGGTTGTTCGGGTTGATCCCAGATATTTCAGACCAACAGAAGTAGAAACCCTGCTGGGTGATCCAACCAAGGCCAAACAGAAACTTGGCTGGGTTCCTGAGATAAGCTTTACTGAGATGGTAAAAGAGATGGTCCGCCACGATCTGGATCAGGCCAGGCGGGATAAGCTTTGTAATGACCATGGTTATGAGGTTTGTAATTTTCATGAGTGAAGCCAAAGAATATTGCTCACCACAGAGACGCTGAGGACACTGAGAAGAATAAAGCCTGATTTCTCTTAACTCTTAACTCTGTGCCTCTGTGGTTAATAAAAGAAAAGATATTTCCCACCACAGAGACGCCGAGGACACTGAGAAGAATAAAACCTTTTTCTCTTAACTCTGTGTTCTCTGTGCCTCTGTGATTAATAAAAGAAAAGATATTTCCCACCACAGAGACGCAGAGGACACTGAGAAGAATAAAACCTTTTTCTCTTAACTCTTAACTCTGTGTTCTCTGTGCCTCTGTGGTTAAAATTTTTATGCTTAAAAACAGCACAATACTCATAGCTGGTATATCCGGTCTGGTAGGCAGCGCCTTATCCAGAGCACTGCAAACCAATGGTTATGTCAACATAATCGGCACTTACCAGCACAGGCAACCTGATCTGCCATTTAATACCTACCAGGTAGACTTAAGAGACCAACTGCAAGTAGCCTGGCTTTTTCAAAAGGTAAAGCCAGAATACGTATTTCTGGCCGCAGCCAAGGTGGGCGGGATAATGGCTAATAACACCTACAGAGCTGAGTTTATTTATGATAATCTTTGTATTACCAGCAATGTTATAAATTCTAGCTATTTGTCCAAGGTAAAGAAACTCTTGTACCTGGGCAGTACATGCATATACCCCAGAGACTGCCCCCAGCCTATGAAAGAAGACCATCTGCTTACTTCCCCACTGGAATATACCAACGAGCCGTATGCTATTGCAAAAATTGCAGGGCTTAAGATGTGTGAGAGCTTTAATCTGCAGTACGGGACAAACTATATCTCGGTTATGCCTACCAACCTCTACGGACCAGGGGATAACTTTGACCTGGAAAAAGCCCATGTGCTGCCGGCCATGATGCGTAAAGTACATCTGGCTAAACTTATGGAACAGGATAAGTGGCAGGATGTTCTGGATGATCTGCAGGTTGAGACTAAAGATAAGGCCATGGAGATTTTAGACAGGTTCGGCGTGACAAAGAATAGCGTTGAAATCTGGGGTACAGGCAAGCCCAAAAGAGAATTCCTGTGGAGCGAAGATATGGCCGAGGCCTGCGTGTTTATCATGAAGAATATTGATTTTCCGGATCTAACCAGGGACATGAAAGAAATCCGCAATACGCATATAAACATAGGCAGCGGAGTGGAAATATCCATTGGTGAGCTGGCCCGAAAGGTAAAAGAAATAGTTGGCTTTACAGGCGAGCTGGTCTTCAATAAAGACAAGCCAGACGGTACACCAAGGAAACTTACCGATGTCTCCAAGCTGCACAGCCTTGGCTGGAAACACAAAACCGACCTTGATGAAGGTCTAAGGAAATTCTACGCACATTATGCCCAAACTGATTCCGGTAACCCCGAAAACACATAAAGATAAGCGCTGGAAACCCGTAACTGACTATGAGTTTGTCCGTGGTTCAGCTTTGGTTCCGTTATTTAATGTTGATTTTTTCAGTGCTGCCAGTGAAATGCCCATTGTATTCACCAAAAGAAATGAATCTTTTATGCCCTACGCAGTTCTGGGCTATGAACCTGACAACAATCTTTTTGTAGATGCAGATGGCAAGTGGACAGGCAGTTATATTCCCTATGCCCTTAAAGGATATCCTTTTCAGGTGGCGTACAACCAGAACAAACAGCCCATACTTTGTGTTCTTGAGGGAAATGAGCAGATTACAGATAAAGAGGAAGGCATACCTCTTTTTGATGAAAACGGTAAACTGACCAAGCAAACCCGCGACAAAATGAACTTTCTGCTTATTCTGGAACAAAGCCGCACAGCTACAGCTAAGTCCTGCCAGGCACTAAGCAAATATGAACTTATACAGCCTTTTCCTTTGGTATTAAACATCCATTCCAAGAATCACAAGCTTGATGGTTTATACGGCGTTGACAACAAAGCATTGGGGCAGATATCAGATGAGGGTCTGCTTGAACTGCGTAAGGCCGATGCTCTGGGACTTGCTTATGCCCAGCTTATTTCCAGACAAAGGGCTTCAAAAATCAAAGACAAAAGGGACAGGTTCTTTGAGTTGCATCTTCTTCCAAATTCCGCTACATTCCCTTCA from Desulfonatronovibrio magnus harbors:
- a CDS encoding DUF2283 domain-containing protein, which produces MRIRVDKETDALYFRLDENKIVESEEVQPGVILDFDANNQVVGMEILNISKKTDKKNLSTMQFETV
- a CDS encoding GDP-L-fucose synthase family protein — encoded protein: MLKNSTILIAGISGLVGSALSRALQTNGYVNIIGTYQHRQPDLPFNTYQVDLRDQLQVAWLFQKVKPEYVFLAAAKVGGIMANNTYRAEFIYDNLCITSNVINSSYLSKVKKLLYLGSTCIYPRDCPQPMKEDHLLTSPLEYTNEPYAIAKIAGLKMCESFNLQYGTNYISVMPTNLYGPGDNFDLEKAHVLPAMMRKVHLAKLMEQDKWQDVLDDLQVETKDKAMEILDRFGVTKNSVEIWGTGKPKREFLWSEDMAEACVFIMKNIDFPDLTRDMKEIRNTHINIGSGVEISIGELARKVKEIVGFTGELVFNKDKPDGTPRKLTDVSKLHSLGWKHKTDLDEGLRKFYAHYAQTDSGNPENT
- a CDS encoding SapC family protein encodes the protein MPKLIPVTPKTHKDKRWKPVTDYEFVRGSALVPLFNVDFFSAASEMPIVFTKRNESFMPYAVLGYEPDNNLFVDADGKWTGSYIPYALKGYPFQVAYNQNKQPILCVLEGNEQITDKEEGIPLFDENGKLTKQTRDKMNFLLILEQSRTATAKSCQALSKYELIQPFPLVLNIHSKNHKLDGLYGVDNKALGQISDEGLLELRKADALGLAYAQLISRQRASKIKDKRDRFFELHLLPNSATFPSTQQPQAFMEVHHAKNSQIY
- the gmd gene encoding GDP-mannose 4,6-dehydratase; the encoded protein is MTKKALITGITGQDGAYLAELLLHKNYIVHGIKRRASSFNTDRIDHLYQDPHTENRNFILHYGDLTDATNLIRIIQEVQPDEIYNLAAQSHVQVSFETAEYTANADALGTLRILEAIRLLGLTDKTRFYQASTSELYGKVVETPQTENTPFYPRSPYAAAKLYGYWITVNYREAYGMYACNGILFNHESPIRGETFVTRKITRAAARIALGLQDTLYLGNLDAKRDWGHARDFVRMQWLMLQQDAPEDFVIATGEQHSVREFCELAFAELDMHLTWQGIGVDEVGIVESVKRKASGVDGVKRETLGVNSKEKDDSRLTAHDSRNIAPGDVVVRVDPRYFRPTEVETLLGDPTKAKQKLGWVPEISFTEMVKEMVRHDLDQARRDKLCNDHGYEVCNFHE
- a CDS encoding DUF4258 domain-containing protein, with product MIDTKHFTEMLKEREISMEMVDKTMTIPDKTEERKDGTKHYLKLFNVNGGRWLRVVINIKSDPPRRITAFFDRRLRRTGQ